In a genomic window of Styela clava chromosome 11, kaStyClav1.hap1.2, whole genome shotgun sequence:
- the LOC144429559 gene encoding lactadherin-like produces MFFKLFYLVPFGIFISIEGSRKCSIPVLCNNRQTPTWVQVDIENRFDCKEKLDNLNRRAEYLKDQIKQLNTELDNFETSSHKFDQTAADFATETSSRSVIISTTPEHKECPIGMESRKIPDGALTSSSEYNVQHSAKYARLDIVEAAGGWSVGIGRNQVGEWIQVDLGIVKKVYGIIIQGRPYHNQWVKSFKATCSNATSDNSFITENGVVKIFPANTDGNTHVYNRLTEPLKCRYFRLYPQTWNEWISLRMELLGDCF; encoded by the exons ATGTTTTTTAAGCTTTTTTATCTGGTACCCTTTGGTATTTTTATCAGTATTGAGG GTAGCCGAAAATGCTCAATTCCCGTGCTTTGCAACAATCGGCAAACCCCGACATGGGTACAAGTCGACATAGAG aATCGATTTGACTGCAAAGAAAAATTGGACAATTTAAATC GCCGAGCGGAATATTTGAAAGATCAAATAAAACAACTGAACACCGAACTTGATAATTTTGAAACGTCTTCACACAAATTTGATCAAACTGCTGCCGATTTCGCGACTGAAACCTCCTCACGAAGTGTTATAA TATCCACTACTCCAGAACACAAAGAATGTCCAATAGGAATGGAAAGCAGGAAGATTCCGGATGGTGCACTTACTTCATCCTCTGAATATAACGTACAACATTCTGCTAAATATGCAAGGTTGGATATTGTGGAAGCAGCCGGTGGATGGTCGGTCGGAATAG gtCGAAATCAGGTTGGTGAGTGGATTCAAGTTGACCTTGGAATCGTGAAGAAAGTTTATGGAATAATTATTCAAGGCAGACCGTACCATAATCAATGGGTAAAATCTTTCAAGGCAACGTGCTCAAACGCTACATCTGATAACTCGTTCATAACAGAGAACGGAGTTGTAAAG ATTTTCCCTGCTAACACGGATGGAAACACCCACGTTTACAACCGACTAACTGAACCGCTGAAATGTCGATACTTTCGACTGTATCCTCAAACTTGGAACGAATGGATAAGCTTGAGGATGGAACTTCTTGGAGACTGTTTCTag